From the Mesorhizobium koreense genome, the window AATATGCCAGATAGAAGGTCAATCGGACCGATGCTTTGGAATCGTATTGCAAGAGATGCTATATGACCAACTAACTGGTCAGGAACAATAATATGCAAACGGTCAATCTGGCGGACGCGAAGACCCGTCTCAGCGAATTAGTGAACAAAGCCGAAGCCGGCGAAACGGTATGTATTACTCGCCGGGGAAAGCTCGTCGCACAGATCGTCCCGGTTCCGAGCAAGCCCAGGCTAATCGACCTGGCCGCCCTGCAAGCGGCGTCGTCGGCGATCCGGCCGCAGCCTGAGAGCGCCGGAGATTTCATGCGGCGGATGCGGGACGACGAACGCTACTGATGTTCTATGTCGACACATCGGCCATAGTCTCCGTCTTGACCACTGAAGCGGCGATCAAAGGGTGCAACATTGGATAGCGGCGCAACGTGCCGGGAACGTGGCCATCAGCGAATGGACAATCACGGAATTTTCCACCGCCCTGTCCGTTAAACTACGAATGGGCCACCTCGACCCGGCCGAGCAGGAAGTGGCGCTCTCGGCCTTTCGAAAGAACGTGATCGACTCCTGCATCGTCTTGCCGATCAGCAGCGATCACTTTCACTCGGCCGCAAGGCTCGCGGACCGGCACCCGCTTGGCCTGCGCGCTGGAGATGCTCTACATTTGGCGATAGCTATTGAAAGCGATGCTACCTTGTGCACGCTGGACAAGCGACTATCGGAATCGGGCCAAGCGATCGGCGCCGAGACACTTTTACTTTAGCCTTGCGCCTACCCTGTGCCATAAGCGGGCCATGCAGAATCTCCCCGACGCCGCTCGCTTCGCTCATGTCACGGACTGGGTGTTCGACCTCGACAACACGCTCTATCCGCATCACACGAATCTCTTCGCGCAGATCGACGTGAAGATGACCGCCTATGTCGCGAACTTCCTGAAGCTGCCACTCGAGGAGGCGCGCAAGCTGCAGAAGGAGCTTTACCTTCAATACGGCACGACGCTGAAAGGGCTGATGGAACGGCACGGCATCGACGCCGACGAGTTCCTGCGCATCGTCCACGACATCGACTATTCGGGACTGAAGCCGAACCCGATCCTCGGCGAAGCCATCACCTCGCTGCCCGGCCGGAAATTCATCTTCACCAATGGCGACCGCGGCCACGCCGAGCGTACGGCCCGCGCGCTCGGCATCCTCGACCATTTCGACGACATCTTCGATATCGTTGCCGCGAAGCTGACGCCGAAGCCGGCACGAGAGACCTATGACACGTTCCTCGGTCTGCATGGCATCGCCTCGAGCAGCGCCGTCATGTTCGAGGACCTGCCGCGCAACCTCGTAGCGCCCAAGGCACTCGGCATGACAACCGTGCTGATCGTGCCACGCGACTTCCAGCCCACTTTCACCGAAACCTGGGAGAACGATCCGGAATTTACCGAAAGCGTCGATTTCGTCACCGACGACCTTGCCGGATTCCTCGGAAAGATAGCACCGGTGCGATAGAGCCGGGATCAGTCCATCTTCATATGGTCCGTGGAGTGGTCCATCGATTCGGGCGCGCCCTTGGCGTTGGCGGCCCCGACCGGCATATTGATCTCCACCTTGCCTGCCTTCTCGAATTCGAGCGTGACCGGGACCGTGTCGCCCTTACGGAAGGGCTTCTTCACATCCATGAACATCAGATGGAAGTGGCCGGGCGTCAGTTCGACCGTTTCCCCGGCTGGAATTTCGAGACCGCCCTCGACCGGCCGCATGACCATGACATTGTCCTTCATGACCATGGAATGGATTTCCGCATGGCCGGCATCCGGCGAGGAGATGGAGAGCAGCCTATCGGCGCTCTTCCCGTTGTTCGTGATGGAGAAATAGCCGCCGCCGACCGGCTGGCCGGGCAGCATGGCGCGGGTCCAGATCGAGCCGATTTCGATCTCGCCAACCGTGACCGTGTCGCCACCGGCCTTATCGGGCATGGTTTTCATCGCCGCGGCAAGCGTCGGCTGCTCGATGGCGCGCAGATAGGAATGAAGCGGAGGGGCAGGAGGATAAGCCCCCGCCGTCACGGCGGAAGCCGCGGTCAACGCCAGCGCCGCTGCAAGCTGAAGCGTATATCTGTGGATCGGATGCAAGGAATACTGGCGCATCGAACTCCCCTTCCTGTGGTCATGCAAGATAGCGGAGAGCCGGGCGGAAAGAAGGCGCCCGGATGCGGCATCACGGCGCGCGGCATCCCGGCACGTGACGCCGCGTCGCAGCCGGCCGTCATCGCCCCGCGTAGAAATCGGCGATGATCTTCCAGGCCGCGTCGGCGGTGTCGACGAAGGAGATGATGTCCTGGTCGCCAGGTGAAATGGTCCCCTGTTCGGCCAGGAAATCGAGGTTGATCGCCCTGTCCCAGAACTCCTTGCCGAACAGGATCACCGGCACCCGCTCCATGCGGCCGGTCTGGATCAGCGTCAGCGCCTCGAAGAATTCGTCCATCGTGCCGAAGCCTCCCGGAAAGACGGCGACGGCCTTGGCGCGCATCATGAAATGCATCTTGCGGATGGCGAAATAGTGGAAATTGAAGCAAAGTTCCGGAGTCACGTAGAGGTTTGGCGCCTGCTCGTGCGGCAGCACGATGTTGAGGCCGATCGACGGCGCGCCGACATCGGCCGCGCCCCGGTTTCCCGCCTCCATCACGCCCGGGCCACCGCCGGTCACCACGACATATTCGTGATAGCCGGAGCGTGCCGATTCCTTCGAGCAGAGCTGAGCGAAGCGGCGCGCCTCGGCATAGTAGCGGCTATTGGCCTCGAGGTTCTTCTTCTGCGTCTCGTTCTTGGCCGCCCAGGCGTCGGCTCCCGGCTCCGGCAGGCGCGCGCCGCCGAACAGGATCACCGTCGACTGGATGCCGCGCGCGGCAAGCGCCATCTCGGTCTTGAGCAGTTCGAGTTGCAGCCTGACCGCGCGCAGTTCGCGCCTCGTCAGGAAATCGTCGTCGGCATAGGCCAGCCGATAGGTCGGCGAACGCGTCTGCGGCGTATCCGGAACGCTGCGCGCAACGTGGAGATCCTCGTCCGAATGGGCGAGCGGCGTCCATCCGGACTTTTCCATGGGATTCATGATTTTACCCCGTACCCTTTTTCGTCCTGTCGGCGCCGTCCCGTGGCGCTCGCACAATTGACCCTCATCTGACCATGACATAGGGTCCGCGCGACTTCAGATCAGCTTAATGCCCGCGCCTTAACAGCGCGTAAGGGAGTGGACATGCCGACAGCCGACCTCGCCTCGCTGGAAGAAATCATCGACACGGCGTTCGAGGAGCGCGAGACCGTTTCCACCGCCACGCGCGGCGCTGTTCGCGATGCCGTGGAGACGGCGCTTTCGCTGCTCGACAGAGGCGAGGCGAGGGTGGCGGAACGCCGGGCGGACGGCACATGGCACGTCAACCAGTGGCTGAAGAAGGCCGTCCTTCTTTCCTTCCGCCTCAATCCTATGGAGGTTATCGGGAACGGACCGGGCGGCGCGGTCTGGTGGGACAAGGTGCCCTCGAAATTCGACGGCTGGAGCACCAACGAGTTCGAGAAGGCCGGCCTGCGCGCCGTACCCAACTGCATCGTGCGCCGCTCCGCCTACATCGCCAAAGGCGTGGTGCTCATGCCCTCCTTCGTCAATCTCGGCGCGTATGTCGGCGAGGGCACGATGGTCGACACATGGGCGACCGTCGGCTCCTGCGCGCAGATCGGCAAGAATGTGCATCTTTCGGGCGGGGTCGGCATCGGCGGCGTGCTGGAGCCGATGCAGGCGGGACCGACCATCATCGAGGACAATTGCTTTATCGGCGCGCGTTCCGAAGTGGTCGAAGGATGCATCGTGCGCGAGGGTTCGGTGCTCGGCATGGGCGTGTTCATCGGCAAGTCGACCAAGATCGTGGACCGCGCCACCGGCGAGGTCTTCTACGGCGAGGTGCCGCCCTACTCCGTGGTGGTCGCAGGCGCGCTTCCCGGCAAGCCGATGGGCAACGGTGAGCCTGGACCCGCCCTCTATTGCGCGGTGATCGTCAAACATGTGGACGAGAAGACGCGCTCGAAGACCTCTATCAACGAGCTTCTCCGTGATTGAAGCCAAGGGTGGCCAGGTGCGTCCTTCGAGGCTCGCTGCGCTCGCACCTCAGGATGAGGGAGGGTGGTGCCCAAGATCTCATTCTGAAAAGCAAACGAAGTGGATGCGGGTAACGCCCTGCAGAATGTTGGCTACCAACAGTCCTCGGGCGAAGCAGGCATGGGCAAGACCCCGCGGAACGCCTTTCACCAACGGTCCTCATTCTGAGGTGCGAGCGAAGCGAGCCTCGAAGGGCGCACCGCGCCAACCACACGGGAGCCGTGCCGTTGGATAGCAGGCAAATCCTCTGGCTGTTCTTCGGTGTTTCAGGCCGGCTTTCGCGCGCGCCCTATTTCCTGGCGGGGCTGTTCGCGCAACTGGTGCCGGCCTTCATACTCTACCGCTTCACGCTGGTACCGGAAACAAGCGGCTCGAGCGAGGTGCTGGCGACGATCTTCTGGCTAGCGCTCATCCTGTCGGTCTGGTCGAACATCACGCTCGGCATCAAGCGCCTGCACGATCTCGGCCAGCCGGGCATCGTCGCAGTCTCGCTGCTCGTCCCCGTCGTCTCCTATTTCGTCTTCATCTTCCTGTGCTTCTACCCGGGGAATGCGGGGCCGAACCGCTTCGGCGCTTATACCAATTCACCCCGATAGCGATCAGCCATGCAGGCGTTCAGACGCCGGCAAGCCGCCTGAGGTCGTCCACGGCTCCGGGAGCGGCGGCAATCACCGACGCGCCACTGGTCAGTCCTGCGCCCGCAACCGGAAACGGCAGGTGCCAGCCACCCGCCTCCGCGATGAGGCAATAACCGCCGAGACAATCCCATGCATGCATGTAGGGCTCGTAATAACCGGCGAGTTTTCCCGCCGCGACATAGGCAAGGGTGAGCGCGCCGGAGCCGTTGCGCATGAAATTGCCGCCTTCCTCCAGAAGCCGGCGGATGAAACCGGCGACGCCTTCCGGCGAGGCGTGATGATTGGCGCCGAAGCCGATGGTCCGGTTTTTTATCGTCAACGAATTGTCGAGAAGCAGCGGGCGGCCGTTGAGCGTCGCGCCGAGGCCCTCGCCCGCCGCGTAAAGCTCGTCGACGCAAGGCGCATAGATCGCCCCGACGACGACCTTTTCGCCCTTCAGCACCGCGATCGACACGCACCAGGACGGCATGCCCGCGACGAAGGGGATGGTGCCGTCGATGGGATCGATCACCCAGATGTATTCATTCTCGCCGGCGGCAAGCCCGTATTCTTCTCCGAGAACCCCATCACCGGGAAAACCGGCCGCGATACGCGAGCGGATGAGTTCCTCCACCTCGCGATCGGCCGCCGACACGACGTCATGCAGGTTTTCCTTGCTCTCGATGACGAGCCGGTCCCGCGCCTTGAAATGGGCGAGCGCCAGCGCACCGGCGGCTCGCCCGATCTCTTTCGCGAGTTCGAAGCGGGACTGAATATCGACGGATACATGCACCGTCATCTTGCGTCGCCGCCTCCGCTTCCTGTTGCCGGATGATTTTTGCAATCGTGTGCAACGGTGTAGCCGCCGGACGCCGAAAGTCAAGCGCACGGCTCTTGCACTATTGGCGAAAGCAAGGTTGCTGGTGCGTTCTTCGAGGCTCGCTGCGCTCGCACCTCAGGATGAGGAAGTCCGTGACTGTCATCCCAGGTCCGGATGCGTAGTGGCCAACGTACTTAACTCTGAATCTCTCTGAGCTTGAGATGACGAGCGCCAACCTCCCTCATCCTGAGGTGCGAGCGCAGCGAGCCTCGAAGGACGCACCGTCAGGTCACCTCTCCGGCAGCGCGTAGGCGATGATGGCATCGCCCGCCTTGGTGCCGGTGGAGCCATGGCCGCCGGCGACGATCAGCACATATTGGCGGCCATCCGATCCCTGATAGCTCATCGGCGTCGCCTGGCCGCCGGCCGGCAGCCGGTGCTCCCAGAGCTTGTGGCCTGTGGTCAAATCATAGGCGCGCACATAGTAGTCCAGCGCGCCCGAGTAGAAGGCGAGGCCGCCGGCCGTCACCATCGGGCCGCCGATGCCCGGTACGCCCATCCTGAAGGGCAGAGGCAGCGGCGAGAGATCACGCACCGTGCCGTTCTTGTGCTGATAGACGGTCTGGCCGCTTCTGAGGTCAACGCCGGCGACATAGCCCCATGGCGGAGCCTGGCAAGGCAGGCCGATCGGCGACAGGAATGGCTCCATCTTGGCGGCATAGGGTGCGCCGTAATTCTCGTTGAGGCCCGGCTTGCCGTCCGAGACATAGTTTGCCGTGTCGTTCGCGCGCGGGATCAGCGTCGAGGTGAAGGCGAGATAGACCGGCGTCGCGAATATCACCTGGCGGACCGGGTCGACGGCGACACCGCCCCAGTTGAAGGTGCCGAAATTGCCCGGATAGATGATCGATCCCTTAACCGAGGGCGGCGTGTAGCGGCCGTCATAGTTGAGCGAACGGAAAAGGATTCGGCAGGCCATCTGGTCGAACATGGTGGCGCCCCACATGTCGCTTTCGGTCAGCCGCGCGGGGTTGAAGGAGATTGTCGAAATAGGCTGGGTGGGCGCCGTTTTGTCGCCCTTCGCCGCTCCCGTCGGGGCAGGCTTTTCGGTGACGGGAAGGAGCGGCTTTCCGGTGCGCCGGTCGAGCAGATAGATATCGCCCTGCTTTGTCGGCTGCAGGAGCGCGGGTACGACGCCGTCCGGTCCGTGCCAATCGAGCAATTCCGGCTGGGCGGGCATGTCCATGTCCCACAGATCGTGGTGTACCGCCTGGAAAACCCAGCGCACCTGCCCGGTCAGGATATCGAGCGCGACGACGGAGGAGGAATATTTCTCGACATTCGCGCTGCGGTTGCCGCCGAACTGGTCGGGCGGCGCGTTGCCCATCGGCACATAGACGAGGCCGAGGTCCGGATCGGCGCTCAGGATCGACCAGCTATTCGGCGAATTGTGCGTGTAGGTCTGGCCCGGCGCGATCGGCTGGGTTGCATCCGGGTTGCCGCTGTCCCAGTTCCAGACGAGCTTGCCGGTCGTCTCGTCATAGGCGCGGATGACGCCGGACGGTTCCTGCGTCGAAACATTATCGTTGACCGCGCCGCCAACTATGATCAGTCCGCGTGCGACGACCGCCGGCGAGGTCGAATAGTAGAAGCCCGGGGTCAGGTCCGGCATGTTCGCCGTGAGGTCGATAACGCCCTTGTCGGCGAAATCCTCGCAGACCTTGCCGGTCTCCGCGTCGAGCGCGATCAGCCGCGCATCGGAAGTCGGCAGCAGGATGCGCGCCTTGCAAACCGAGGCACCGACAGCCGATGCCGGCGCGTCATAAGTGACACCCCGGCAGGTCTGGTGCTGGCGGTTTATGTTCTTGCCGATCTTGGGATCGTAGCGCCAGCGTTCCTTGCCGGTATCGGCATCGAGCGCGATGGCGATATCGTGCGGCGTGCACAGATAAAGCGTGTTGCCGATCTTGAGTGGTGTCACCTCATAGGTGGTCTCGACCGGATCGCCCTCACCGCGCACATCGCCCGTGTGATAGGTCCAGGCGACTTTGAGCCCGGCGACATTGGCCGGCGTGATCTCCGTCAACGGCGAATAGCGCAGGCCGGCGCTGGTGCGGCCGTAGACCGGCCAGTCGCCATCAGGAATATTCGAGTTCGGTTTGGCCCCGCCGGCGGCCGCAGTCGGCAGTGAGCCGGTAAGATCGTTGGTCGGCGTCGCCATTGCATAGGCAGCAACCACAATGCCGGCGACGACAGCCGCCGTCAGCGGCAGGCCGTTCCAACTGAAGGCGGAGGCGTGGCGCGGGCGCTCGGGATTACGCAACTCGCGTGTCACCCATGGCATCAGGAGCCAGATACCGACGATAATGATGATGTCGCCGCGTGGCGCCAGTCGCCACCAGTCGAAGCCGGCCTCGTAGATCGCCCAGACAAGCGTGCCGAAGGTGACCAGCGCATAAATCCACAGAGCCGTGGGAGAGTGGCGCCAGAGGAAATAAGCGGTGACGAGGAAGCCGAGGCCGATGACGGCATAATACCACGAGCCGCCGAGAACGATCAGCCAGACGCCGCCGCCCAGCAGCACCAAGCCGAGCAGCGCCATGACGATGGCGGAAAAGCGAGCCACCCTACCCTCCGCAATGATTAGGTGCCATTATTCCCATCAAACGCGGCGCCCACGAAATCGTTCCACGCGACCGTTCGCCGGCTATCGACCGTAGCCGCGCAAGCCACAATTCAATCGTGACACGCCAAGGCGATTCGATTATCCATCGCCCCCATGAACGGCCCGACCGACCCCGCCAACAATCTCGCCGCACTGATCCGTTGCCCCTCCGTGACGCCGGCCGATGCCGGCGCGCTAGCGGCGCTTGCCGGCATGCTGGAGCCACTCGGCTTCTCGATCGAGCGACCCGTCTTCTGCGAGGACGGCACTCCCGACATCGAGAATCTCTACGCCCGGCTTTCGGGCAATGGAAAGCATCTCATGTTCGCCGGCCATACCGATGTCGTGCCGCCGGGCGACGAGACGGCATGGACGCATCCGCCATTCGCGGCGGAGACCGACAACGGCTTCCTCTACGGACGCGGCGCGGTGGACATGAAGGGCGGCATCGCATGCTTCGTCGCGGCGGTCGCGCGCCACATCGCGGAGCATGGCCGCTTGAAGGGTTCGATCTCGCTTCTCATCACCGGCGACGAGGAAGGCCCGGCGGTCAACGGTACCGTCAAGCTGCTCGACTGGGCGGCCGGGAAGGGCGAGAAATGGGATGCGGCGATCGTCGGCGAACCGACCAATCCGAACGCGCTCGGCGACATGATCAAGATTGGGCGGCGCGGCTCGCTTTCAGGAGCGGTTATCGTGCGCGGCAGGCAAGGCCATGTCGCCTATCCGCATCTCGCCGACAATCCGGTCCCCGGCATCGTGGTGCTGGCCGAGGCGCTGATGCATCCTGCCTTCGACGAGGGCACGAAGGATTTCCAGCCGAGCAATCTCGAAGTGACCAGCATCGATGTCGGCAACAAGGCGACGAACGTCATACCGGCCAAGGCGGCTGCCTCGTTCAATATCCGGTTCAACGATCTGTGGGACGCCGGGCGCCTGCAGGCGGAAATCCATAACAGGCTCGACCGCGCCGCCGCGAAGCTGCGGGCGGACAAGACACCGCTCGATTTCGAGATTCAATGGCGCGACCGGCCAAGCCCCGTATTCCTGACCCGCGATCAGCATCTGATCGATGCCTTCGCCGGCGCTATCTCGGTCGTCACCGGACGGCAGCCCGAGCTTTCGACATCGGGCGGCACGTCCGACGCGCGCTTTATCAAGGACCATTGCCCGGTCATCGAATTCGGCCTTGTCGGCCAGACCATGCATATGGTCGACGAGCGGGTCGCACTTGCCGATCTGGAGACGCTGACCCGTATCTATCAACGTTTCCTGAGCGACTGGCTTCGCTGAAAATGCCATCTGCCGAGGAAATCCATCAGTACCTTCACGGTGCCTGGCGCATGATGCTCGGCAAGGCCGACGGGCTGCGCGAACTCGACCTTTCCGTCGACGGCTTCTGGAACTCGTTTTTCGCCGTCGCGATAGCGCTGCCGGCGCTGATCGTGAATTGGGTGACGATCGCCGACAGCTATGGCGATCTGGCGGTGGATTTCAACGATCGCTTCGCCATCTTCATCCGTCTCGGTATCATCGACCTTGCCGCCTGGCTGCTGCCGCTGGCCGGCCTGGCGGCGGTTGCACGGACGGTCAGGCTTGCCGACCGCTATGTCCACTATGTCGTCGCGAGCAACTGGGCGACGGCCATCGTCGCCTGGCTGATGGTACCGCCGGCAGCACTCCTCCTGATTCTGCCGGACGAGACCGATCTGGCGTGGTTTCTGTCGATTGCGATCTTCATTGCCTCGCAGATCTTCGTCTGGCGGATGACGAATGTGGCGATCGGCAAGGGCGCGACGATCGCCAGCGCCGTTTACGCGGGTATGCTCGTCGCGTCGATCGTCATTCTGATCGCGCTGCAGTGGCTACTCGGCCTGACGTAATCCCCTGGCCGGCATCAGTAATCGACCTTCACCAGATAGAGCCCATCGGGCGGGGCTACGGGTCCGCAGGCAGAGCGGTCGCATGCCTCCAGCGCGCGTTTGACGTCGCTTACATTCCATCCCCCTTCGCCGACGCGCTTCAGCGTGCCGACCATGGAGCGCACCTGATTGTGCAGGAAAGAGCGCGCCGTCGCGCGGATCTCGATCGCCTCGCCTGAGCGCGTCACGTCAAGCCTGTCGAGTGTCTTCACCGGGCTTTTCGCCTGACACTGGACGGAGCGAAAGGTGGTGAAATCGTGCTTCCCGACAAGCGCCTGCGCCGCCTCGTGCATGGCTTCCGCATCGAGCGGCTTCGGCACCCACCATGCCTGACGGCGAGCCAGAGCCAACGGCGCGCGGCGGTTGACGATGCGATAAAGATAATGTCGGCGGAGCGCCGAGAAGCGGGCGTCGAAATCACCGGCGACAATGGTCGCTGCCAGCACCGCGACCGTCTCGCCGGCGCTTGTCAGATGCGCGTTGACGGCGTCGCGCACCGTATCGGCCGGCCATTCCCTGGCAAGGTCAAGATGCGCCACCTGCCCCAGCGCATGCACGCCGGCATCGGTACGGCCGGCGCCGCGCAGCGAGACCTGCTCGCCGCAGAACGCTTCGACCGCCTGCTCCAGCGCCGCCTGCACCGAATGCTGGCCTCTCTGTCGCTGCCAGCCGGCATAAGGGCTGCCGTCATATTCGATGTCGAGGCGGTAGCGCGGCACGTTTCACCCACCGATCAGGCCGCGAGTTCCGACGAGAAGGCGCGGGGGTAGACAAGGCAGCCAGTTTCTGGCGCCTTATCCCAGTCGAGCGCCTGCAGCGCATCGCACTGATATTCGCTCTCGAAGCCTGCGGCGCGGGCGTGGGTGTAGCCGAAGCGGCCGTAATAGGCCGGATCGCCGAGCACGATAGAAAGCGTCTCGCCCGCCTCCTTCAACCTAACATGACCCTCGCGGATCAGCGCGCCGCCTATCCCCGAGCGATGAAAGGAAGGTTCGACCGCGAGCGGCGCCAGCGCCACGGCTCGGAACTCCTCCACGCCGTTCTTCACCAGGACGCGCGAGAACAGGATATGGCCGACGATCTGGCCCTCGTCTTCGGCGACAAGCTCAACGACCGTATCGCCGGCGGCGGCGAGCGCATCGACCAGTCCCGCCTCCGCCGGTTGGCCGAAGGCGTGCTCTTCGACTTTTCGGATCGCCTCCCGGTCGCGCGGCGTCGCCGCGCGGATCGACAGCATGCTCATGAGATCACCATTCCTTTTTCCATTTTGGCGCCGCGCAGGAAATCTGCCGCGCGAAGCGCCTTCCCGCCGGCGCGCTGCAGTTCTTGCAGGCGCACCGCGCCCTCGCCGCACGCAATCGTCAGCGGATCGTCCAATATCGTGCCGGGCGATCCGGTGCCCGGGCCAAGCGTCGAGCGCAACAGTTTCACCCGCTCTGCTCTGCCACCGACTGGCATCTCGCACCAGGCGCCCGGAAAGGGCGAGAGGCCGCGTATGTGGTTGTGCACTTCCGCTGCCGGCCGCGTCCAGTCGATGCGCGTCTCGGCTTTCTCGATCTTCTTCGCATAGGTGACGTCCTCGGCTGGCTGCGGGGAAAGCGCCAGGGTTCCCTCTTCTAGGGCCAGCAATGCGCGCACCATCAGTCCCGCACCGACTTCCATCAGTTCGTCATGCAGTTCGCCGGCGGTCATGTCGGCATGGATCGCTACCCTTTCCGTCAGCGCCACCGGGCCGGTGTCGAGGCCCTCGTCCATCTTCATCACCATCATGCCGGTCTCATTGTCGCCGGCCATGATAGCGCGCTGGATGGGCGCGGCGCCGCGCCAACGCGGCAGGAGCGAGGCATGGCCGTTGAACGCGCCAAGACGCGTGCCTTCGAGGATCGGCTTCGGCAGGATCAGGCCATAGCCGACGACCACGGCCGCGTCGGCGCCGAGCGCACGGAAGGCTTCCTGTTCCGCTTCATTCCTGAGCGAGAGGGGCGTGCGCACCTCAAGGCCGAGCTTTCGGG encodes:
- the truA gene encoding tRNA pseudouridine(38-40) synthase TruA gives rise to the protein MPRYRLDIEYDGSPYAGWQRQRGQHSVQAALEQAVEAFCGEQVSLRGAGRTDAGVHALGQVAHLDLAREWPADTVRDAVNAHLTSAGETVAVLAATIVAGDFDARFSALRRHYLYRIVNRRAPLALARRQAWWVPKPLDAEAMHEAAQALVGKHDFTTFRSVQCQAKSPVKTLDRLDVTRSGEAIEIRATARSFLHNQVRSMVGTLKRVGEGGWNVSDVKRALEACDRSACGPVAPPDGLYLVKVDY
- the fmt gene encoding methionyl-tRNA formyltransferase — protein: MPLRIVFMGTPDFAVPTLRAIAGAGHEIVAIYTQPPRPGGRRGLEPVPSPVEREARKLGLEVRTPLSLRNEAEQEAFRALGADAAVVVGYGLILPKPILEGTRLGAFNGHASLLPRWRGAAPIQRAIMAGDNETGMMVMKMDEGLDTGPVALTERVAIHADMTAGELHDELMEVGAGLMVRALLALEEGTLALSPQPAEDVTYAKKIEKAETRIDWTRPAAEVHNHIRGLSPFPGAWCEMPVGGRAERVKLLRSTLGPGTGSPGTILDDPLTIACGEGAVRLQELQRAGGKALRAADFLRGAKMEKGMVIS
- a CDS encoding GNAT family N-acetyltransferase; this translates as MSMLSIRAATPRDREAIRKVEEHAFGQPAEAGLVDALAAAGDTVVELVAEDEGQIVGHILFSRVLVKNGVEEFRAVALAPLAVEPSFHRSGIGGALIREGHVRLKEAGETLSIVLGDPAYYGRFGYTHARAAGFESEYQCDALQALDWDKAPETGCLVYPRAFSSELAA